One region of Catenuloplanes indicus genomic DNA includes:
- a CDS encoding alpha/beta hydrolase, whose product MSTIVLVHGLWVTPRSWEGWVRHYESKGHTVITPAYPGFEVEVEALRADPTPIATLTVPETVAHLEKVITELPEKPIIMGHSFGGTLTQLLLDRGHGAAGVVVNSAPPEGIRVTPPSQIKSLFPILNNPAKRHRAAGFTHEQWRYAFTNTLSEEDSRAAYERYAIPAPGSWVWSYGLIANFKPGKQETWVNYRNPERAPLLFIAGGADHIMPPAVNRSNAHHYKAEGTVTDYIEFPGRSHWTCAEPGWEKIADTALDWALRHAR is encoded by the coding sequence ATGAGCACCATTGTTCTGGTTCATGGGCTCTGGGTGACGCCGCGCAGCTGGGAGGGCTGGGTGCGGCACTACGAGAGCAAGGGCCACACCGTCATCACCCCGGCCTATCCCGGCTTCGAGGTGGAGGTGGAGGCGCTGCGGGCCGACCCGACACCGATCGCCACGCTGACCGTGCCGGAGACCGTTGCCCACCTGGAAAAAGTGATCACCGAGCTGCCGGAAAAGCCGATCATCATGGGCCATTCCTTCGGGGGTACGCTGACGCAGCTGCTCCTGGACCGCGGCCACGGCGCGGCCGGTGTGGTGGTCAACTCCGCGCCGCCGGAGGGCATCCGGGTCACGCCGCCGTCGCAGATCAAGTCGCTGTTCCCGATCCTGAACAACCCGGCCAAGCGCCACCGGGCCGCCGGCTTCACCCACGAGCAGTGGCGTTACGCGTTCACGAACACGCTGTCCGAAGAGGACTCACGCGCCGCCTACGAGCGGTACGCGATCCCGGCGCCGGGCAGCTGGGTCTGGTCGTACGGCCTGATCGCGAACTTCAAGCCGGGCAAGCAGGAGACCTGGGTGAACTACCGGAACCCGGAGCGCGCCCCGCTGCTGTTCATCGCGGGCGGCGCGGACCACATCATGCCCCCGGCGGTGAACCGCTCCAACGCCCACCACTACAAGGCCGAGGGTACGGTGACCGACTACATCGAGTTCCCCGGCCGCTCGCACTGGACGTGCGCGGAGCCCGGCTGGGAGAAGATCGCGGACACCGCGCTCGACTGGGCGCTGCGGCACGCCCGCTGA
- a CDS encoding alpha/beta fold hydrolase yields the protein MPFVTVQDGAQIFYKDWGSGRPVVLSHGWPLNSDSWEAQALFLASHGYRVIAHDRRGHGRSTQTWDGNEMDTYADDLAALLDTLDLRDATLVGFSTGGGEVARYIGRHGTGRVAQAALVSAVPPFMLRTPDNPEGVPITVFDGIRAGSLADRSQTYRDLAAGPFFGGAASQGVQDAFWLQSMAAGHRNAYECIAAFSATDFRDDLARFDVPTLVIHGDADQVVPFDVGGKRSAALIKDAELIVYAGAPHGITDTHKEQLGADLLAFLEEFKA from the coding sequence ATGCCGTTCGTGACCGTGCAAGACGGTGCGCAGATCTTCTACAAGGACTGGGGGAGCGGCCGCCCGGTCGTGCTGTCGCACGGCTGGCCGCTGAACTCGGACAGCTGGGAGGCGCAGGCGCTGTTCCTGGCGTCGCACGGCTACCGGGTGATCGCGCACGACCGGCGCGGTCACGGCCGGTCCACGCAGACCTGGGACGGCAACGAGATGGACACCTACGCCGACGATCTCGCGGCGCTGCTGGACACGCTGGATCTGCGGGACGCGACGCTGGTCGGGTTCTCCACCGGCGGCGGCGAGGTGGCGCGGTACATCGGCCGGCACGGTACCGGACGGGTCGCGCAGGCCGCGCTGGTGTCCGCGGTGCCGCCGTTCATGCTGCGCACGCCGGACAACCCGGAGGGCGTACCGATCACGGTGTTCGACGGCATCCGGGCCGGGTCGCTGGCCGACCGGTCGCAGACCTACCGGGATCTCGCGGCCGGGCCGTTCTTCGGCGGCGCGGCGTCGCAGGGCGTGCAGGACGCGTTCTGGCTGCAGTCGATGGCGGCCGGGCACCGCAACGCGTACGAGTGCATCGCCGCGTTCTCGGCCACCGACTTCCGCGACGACCTCGCCCGGTTCGACGTGCCGACGCTGGTCATCCACGGCGACGCGGACCAGGTCGTGCCGTTCGACGTCGGCGGCAAGCGGTCCGCCGCCCTGATCAAGGACGCCGAGCTGATCGTCTACGCCGGCGCGCCGCACGGCATCACCGACACCCACAAGGAGCAGCTCGGCGCCGACCTGCTCGCGTTCCTGGAGGAGTTCAAGGCATGA
- a CDS encoding alpha/beta fold hydrolase — MSELPRRTVLAGSAAVVAAGVLTATTAAPAAAAGPGTGTKPTVVLVHGAFADASGWTEVIRRLTRDGYPVLAPPNPLRGVASDSAYLASFLTTVPGPIVLAGHSYGGFVLTNAATGNVDVKALVYVAAFAPDAGETVQGLQTRFPGTKLDETQLDFRPHAGGYDGYVKAASFREIFAADLPKATTDVLWATQRPGDTHTLGEPSGAPAWRDIPSWYLVARDDNLIPAAAQRFMATRARARAVEIRASHAALISQPRATADVIALAARTVSKGF; from the coding sequence ATGAGCGAACTACCCCGGCGTACGGTGCTGGCCGGCTCCGCGGCCGTCGTGGCCGCGGGCGTCCTCACCGCGACGACCGCCGCCCCGGCCGCCGCGGCCGGTCCCGGCACGGGGACGAAACCCACGGTCGTCCTGGTCCACGGCGCGTTCGCGGACGCGTCCGGCTGGACCGAGGTGATCCGCCGGCTGACCCGCGACGGCTACCCGGTGCTGGCACCGCCGAACCCGCTGCGCGGCGTCGCGTCCGACTCCGCCTACCTGGCGAGTTTCCTGACCACCGTGCCGGGCCCGATCGTCCTGGCCGGACACTCGTACGGCGGCTTCGTGCTGACGAACGCCGCTACCGGCAACGTCGACGTGAAGGCGCTGGTCTACGTGGCCGCGTTCGCGCCGGACGCGGGCGAGACCGTGCAGGGCCTGCAGACCCGGTTCCCCGGCACGAAGCTGGACGAGACGCAGCTCGACTTCCGGCCGCACGCCGGTGGGTACGACGGCTACGTCAAGGCCGCGTCGTTCCGGGAGATCTTCGCGGCCGACCTGCCGAAGGCGACCACGGACGTGCTCTGGGCGACCCAGCGGCCCGGCGACACGCACACGCTCGGCGAGCCGTCCGGCGCACCGGCCTGGCGCGACATCCCGTCGTGGTACCTCGTCGCCCGCGACGACAACCTCATCCCGGCCGCGGCGCAGCGCTTCATGGCGACCCGGGCCCGCGCCCGCGCCGTCGAGATCCGCGCCTCGCACGCCGCACTGATCTCCCAGCCCAGGGCGACCGCGGACGTGATCGCGCTCGCCGCCCGTACCGTGTCGAAGGGTTTTTGA
- a CDS encoding helix-turn-helix domain-containing protein produces MREELGDLLRELRLRAGLTIEGLAGASGVSVRAISDTERGRSRTPRPRTVTALTAALGLDRDDADAFAALARSGRGTVAAGRPRAGELPRRTVAAAGRPAALAEIGGWITTSPPDGPALVVVLHGLPGVGKTALAVRLAERHRYRFPGGAFYADLRAGTEPETVLLRALGMGARLIAADRDERAGQLRALLGRRRCLLVLDGAAGEAQVRALLPGTGCVLITSRRSLAGLEAVRRYPVAPLPPTESAPLPPGRSPAPPGTSGGIAFPELGTDARTMLRGLARRSMSSFGTADAAVAAGCDPITAETLLEDLLDLGLLQPDGADHYRLPDAARPFIGPAPDSA; encoded by the coding sequence GTGCGGGAGGAACTCGGGGACCTGCTTCGTGAGCTACGGTTACGGGCCGGTCTGACGATCGAGGGGCTGGCCGGGGCGTCGGGGGTGAGCGTGCGCGCGATCAGCGACACCGAGCGTGGCCGCAGCCGCACGCCCCGGCCCCGGACCGTCACGGCGCTCACCGCGGCGCTCGGTCTCGACCGGGACGACGCCGACGCGTTCGCGGCGCTGGCCCGCTCCGGCCGCGGCACGGTGGCCGCGGGCCGGCCGCGCGCGGGCGAGCTGCCCCGGCGCACCGTGGCGGCCGCCGGCCGGCCGGCCGCACTGGCCGAGATCGGCGGCTGGATCACGACGTCGCCACCGGACGGACCGGCGCTGGTCGTGGTGCTGCACGGGCTGCCCGGGGTGGGCAAGACCGCGCTTGCGGTCCGGCTGGCCGAGCGGCACCGGTACCGGTTCCCGGGTGGCGCGTTCTACGCGGATCTGCGGGCCGGTACGGAGCCGGAGACCGTGCTGCTGCGCGCGCTGGGCATGGGCGCGCGCCTGATCGCGGCGGACCGCGACGAGCGGGCCGGGCAGCTGCGGGCGCTCCTCGGCCGCCGCCGGTGCCTGCTCGTCCTGGACGGCGCGGCCGGTGAGGCGCAGGTCCGCGCGCTGCTGCCGGGCACGGGCTGCGTGCTGATCACCAGCCGCCGATCCCTCGCCGGCCTGGAGGCCGTCCGCCGCTATCCAGTCGCACCGCTGCCGCCCACCGAGTCCGCGCCGCTTCCGCCCGGCCGGTCCCCGGCACCGCCGGGCACCAGCGGCGGGATCGCGTTCCCCGAACTCGGCACCGACGCCCGGACCATGCTCCGCGGCCTCGCGCGCCGGTCCATGTCGTCCTTCGGCACGGCGGACGCCGCCGTCGCCGCCGGATGCGACCCGATCACCGCCGAGACCCTGCTGGAGGACCTGCTGGACCTGGGACTGCTGCAGCCCGACGGGGCGGACCACTACCGGCTGCCGGACGCGGCCCGGCCGTTCATCGGCCCGGCACCGGATTCTGCCTAA
- a CDS encoding helix-turn-helix domain-containing protein, giving the protein MAYVLDTVDLPPGDRVEAVRAAMMYASAPCHVIHEDPGGPVHARMEVWDLGDANVFTHRSSGIRLLRTERLARQDAMPVVALSVQLRAEGWIERSGRQAVVPAGELLAVDLSAAYDYSWSGDGAAGAIQIPFDRLGLPVDVVRRAAPEIRSSPYYRMLTDHIGHLARDPAGLTGNAAVATASVELAGALLASAAGPDRDTRRVLAETLLTRVRAFVRRHLADPELTPAAIAAAHNVSLRHLYQVCAAADLSLEQWIIGERLRYARQDLLRPENRHRPVAAIARRWGFRDPTHFTRRFKARYGILPSRLRRSAEAGPG; this is encoded by the coding sequence GTGGCGTACGTACTGGACACCGTCGATCTTCCGCCGGGGGACCGGGTGGAGGCGGTGCGGGCCGCGATGATGTACGCGTCCGCGCCCTGTCACGTCATCCACGAGGATCCGGGCGGGCCGGTGCACGCGCGGATGGAGGTGTGGGACCTCGGCGACGCGAACGTGTTCACGCACCGGTCGTCCGGGATCCGGCTGCTGCGCACGGAGCGGCTGGCCCGGCAGGACGCGATGCCGGTGGTGGCGCTGTCCGTGCAGCTGCGGGCCGAGGGGTGGATCGAGCGGTCCGGGCGGCAGGCCGTGGTGCCGGCCGGCGAGCTGCTGGCGGTGGACCTGTCGGCCGCGTACGACTACTCGTGGTCCGGAGACGGCGCGGCCGGTGCGATCCAGATCCCGTTCGACCGGCTCGGGCTGCCGGTCGACGTGGTGCGGCGGGCCGCGCCGGAGATCCGGTCCAGCCCGTACTACCGGATGCTGACCGACCACATCGGACACCTGGCGCGCGATCCGGCGGGGCTGACCGGGAACGCCGCGGTGGCGACCGCGAGCGTGGAGCTGGCGGGGGCGCTGCTGGCGTCCGCGGCCGGGCCGGACCGGGACACCCGGCGGGTGCTGGCGGAGACGCTGCTGACCCGGGTGCGGGCGTTCGTGCGCAGGCACCTCGCCGATCCGGAGCTGACCCCGGCGGCGATCGCGGCCGCGCACAACGTGTCGCTGCGGCACCTCTACCAGGTCTGTGCGGCGGCGGACCTGAGCCTGGAACAGTGGATCATCGGGGAGCGGCTGCGGTACGCGCGGCAGGACCTGCTCCGCCCGGAGAACCGGCACCGCCCGGTGGCCGCGATCGCGCGCCGCTGGGGCTTCCGCGACCCGACCCACTTCACCCGCCGCTTCAAGGCCCGCTACGGCATCCTCCCCAGCCGGCTGCGCCGCTCCGCCGAGGCCGGTCCCGGCTGA
- a CDS encoding TetR/AcrR family transcriptional regulator, which yields MDDEKRRQILDVAAGILESGGAQAVSTRAVAAAAGIRAASLYQLFGDMDGLLAALARHVFDRYLAEKQTLAATGDPIADLRRGWDMHVDFGLRHPAFYLLMFGPARPGRRPPAVEQAYDLLLRYVERVAAAGRLRVPATVAADLALAGGVGVTLTLIGGAAGSGTAPIADDAGLSGRMRDSLFAALLTGVPATAEPGLAPLAVALDTALAAGPPDALRPAETALLRDWLGRLAG from the coding sequence ATGGATGACGAGAAGCGGCGGCAGATCCTCGACGTGGCGGCCGGGATCCTGGAGAGCGGCGGCGCGCAGGCGGTCTCGACCCGTGCGGTGGCCGCGGCGGCCGGGATCCGGGCGGCCTCGCTGTACCAGCTGTTCGGTGACATGGACGGGCTGCTGGCGGCGCTCGCCCGGCACGTCTTCGACCGGTACCTGGCCGAGAAGCAGACGCTGGCGGCAACCGGCGACCCGATTGCCGACCTGCGGCGCGGCTGGGACATGCACGTCGACTTCGGGCTCCGGCACCCCGCGTTCTACCTGCTGATGTTCGGCCCGGCCCGGCCCGGCCGCCGGCCGCCCGCGGTCGAACAGGCCTACGATCTGCTGCTCCGGTACGTGGAGCGGGTCGCGGCGGCCGGGCGGCTGCGCGTGCCGGCGACGGTCGCGGCGGATCTGGCGCTGGCCGGCGGCGTCGGCGTCACGCTCACACTGATCGGCGGCGCGGCCGGCTCCGGCACGGCCCCGATCGCCGACGACGCGGGGCTGTCCGGGCGGATGCGGGACAGCCTGTTCGCCGCGCTCCTCACCGGCGTGCCCGCGACCGCGGAGCCCGGCCTGGCGCCGCTGGCGGTCGCGCTGGACACCGCGCTCGCCGCCGGCCCGCCGGACGCGTTGCGCCCGGCCGAGACCGCGCTGCTGCGCGACTGGCTGGGGCGCCTCGCCGGCTGA
- a CDS encoding PIG-L family deacetylase — translation MTVHAHPDDEVTSTGGVLARYAAEGVTTIVVTCTDGRCGDGPGGAKPGEAGHDPEQVVAIRRGELEASCGVLKVTHLETLGYHDSGMMGWPTNDAPGSFWSTPVDEAAARLAELIRRYRPDVVVTYDQNGGYGHPDHIQTHRVTMAAVALAGDVPKVYWSVTSRSTMAEMGERMIAAGLLKAEDIPADAPPMGVPDEDITTRIDTAGVTAQKFDALSAHASQGDGAFFIGLGRETFGELLRTESFIRVQDSTGAPIPENDLFAGLRADRSDEAAGGVIRAAHRP, via the coding sequence ATGACCGTCCACGCACATCCGGACGACGAGGTGACGAGCACCGGCGGCGTGCTCGCCCGGTACGCGGCCGAGGGCGTGACCACGATCGTGGTGACCTGCACCGACGGCCGCTGCGGCGACGGTCCCGGCGGCGCCAAGCCGGGCGAGGCCGGGCACGACCCGGAGCAGGTGGTCGCGATCCGCCGCGGTGAGCTGGAGGCCAGCTGCGGCGTGCTCAAGGTGACGCACCTGGAGACGCTCGGCTACCACGATTCCGGCATGATGGGCTGGCCGACCAACGACGCGCCGGGCTCGTTCTGGTCCACACCGGTGGACGAGGCGGCCGCGCGGCTGGCCGAACTGATCCGGCGGTACCGGCCGGACGTCGTGGTGACCTACGACCAGAACGGCGGTTACGGCCACCCGGACCACATCCAGACGCACCGGGTGACGATGGCCGCGGTCGCGCTGGCCGGTGACGTGCCGAAGGTCTACTGGAGCGTCACGTCCCGGTCCACGATGGCGGAGATGGGCGAGCGGATGATCGCGGCCGGTCTGCTCAAGGCGGAGGACATCCCGGCCGACGCGCCGCCGATGGGCGTCCCGGACGAGGACATCACCACCCGCATCGACACCGCCGGCGTCACCGCGCAGAAGTTCGACGCCCTGTCCGCGCACGCCAGCCAGGGCGACGGCGCCTTCTTCATCGGCCTCGGCCGCGAGACGTTCGGCGAGCTGCTGCGCACCGAGTCGTTCATCCGCGTCCAGGACTCCACCGGCGCCCCGATACCGGAGAACGACCTCTTCGCCGGCCTGCGCGCAGACCGGTCCGACGAGGCGGCCGGCGGCGTCATCCGCGCAGCACACCGGCCATGA
- a CDS encoding MFS transporter translates to MQTYGNKLLILTEIARLPALPRLLVLTQLAFNVGFYLVLPFLADHLRADLGLAAALVGLVLGLRTFSQQGLFLIGGVLADRYGARPVVLAGCAVRIAGFGVLAAARDLPAVLAGTLLIGVAAALFSPAVESALAREGARLEAAGTVRRTELFAMFSAAGEAGAVTGPLLGVLLLTAGFPAVCLAAAAVFALILAMHSRLLPAEPGAHAGEPVADGLREVFGNRRFLAFAAVNGAGLLAYHQLYLALPLELDAEDAAWALGWLFALASILMITGQLTIARYARRALGPRAALTCGFALMSAAFAVVPVLPGAWSALAMVVLLTAGQMLASPVARDTAARLAAERRLGAHFGVLSAAGGLAVLAGSTATGALLDSAGPVVPWLALAAVPLTSALLFPLVAPAPREPGPVRP, encoded by the coding sequence TTGCAAACTTATGGCAACAAGCTCCTGATCCTTACGGAGATCGCCCGGCTGCCGGCCCTACCCCGGCTGCTGGTCCTCACGCAGCTGGCCTTCAACGTCGGCTTCTACCTGGTGCTGCCGTTCCTCGCCGACCATCTGCGCGCCGACCTCGGCCTCGCCGCCGCGCTCGTCGGCCTCGTCCTCGGCCTGCGCACGTTCAGCCAGCAGGGCCTGTTCCTGATCGGCGGCGTGCTCGCCGACCGGTACGGCGCCCGCCCGGTCGTACTGGCCGGCTGCGCGGTCCGGATCGCCGGTTTCGGCGTCCTCGCGGCCGCCCGCGACCTGCCCGCCGTGCTGGCCGGCACGCTGCTGATCGGCGTGGCCGCCGCGCTGTTCTCGCCGGCCGTGGAGTCCGCGCTGGCCCGCGAGGGCGCGCGCCTCGAGGCGGCCGGCACGGTGCGGCGCACCGAATTGTTCGCGATGTTCTCCGCGGCCGGCGAGGCCGGCGCGGTCACCGGCCCGCTGCTCGGCGTGCTGTTGCTCACGGCCGGTTTCCCCGCGGTCTGCCTGGCCGCCGCGGCCGTGTTCGCGCTGATCCTGGCCATGCACTCGCGGCTGCTGCCGGCCGAGCCGGGCGCGCACGCGGGCGAGCCGGTCGCGGACGGCCTGCGCGAGGTTTTCGGCAACCGCCGCTTCCTCGCGTTCGCGGCCGTGAACGGCGCCGGGCTGCTCGCCTACCACCAGCTCTACCTGGCCCTGCCGCTGGAACTCGACGCCGAGGACGCGGCCTGGGCACTGGGCTGGCTGTTCGCGCTCGCCTCGATACTGATGATCACCGGACAGCTGACCATCGCCCGGTACGCCCGCCGCGCACTCGGTCCCCGCGCGGCGCTGACGTGCGGATTCGCGCTGATGTCGGCCGCGTTCGCGGTAGTGCCGGTGCTGCCGGGCGCGTGGTCCGCGCTCGCCATGGTGGTGCTGCTGACGGCCGGCCAGATGCTGGCTTCCCCGGTCGCCCGGGACACCGCGGCGCGGCTCGCGGCCGAGCGGCGGCTCGGCGCCCACTTCGGCGTGCTCTCCGCCGCCGGTGGCCTCGCGGTGCTGGCCGGCAGCACCGCGACCGGCGCACTGCTCGACTCCGCCGGGCCGGTCGTCCCGTGGCTGGCGCTGGCGGCCGTACCGTTGACCAGTGCTCTCCTGTTCCCGCTCGTGGCACCGGCACCGCGGGAGCCCGGCCCGGTACGGCCGTGA
- a CDS encoding GNAT family N-acetyltransferase, whose product MLATYTLRTAEVADVPGARRVMLDTLYRDMRSGYVPRWHGDVIDIAGAYLEPPRHTLLVATAPDGAVVATGGVRSHGPSAPDWLAQRYPAGITAQLCRVYVDPAHRRRGLARAMVDRLLAFIAADGGYTAAYLHTDPISPGAEAFWTAHARLVHDERPTPHGPGTVHFELEIPVRG is encoded by the coding sequence ATGCTCGCCACGTACACCCTGCGCACCGCGGAGGTCGCGGACGTGCCCGGCGCACGCCGCGTCATGCTCGACACGCTCTACCGCGACATGCGCAGCGGGTACGTGCCGCGCTGGCACGGCGACGTCATCGACATCGCCGGCGCGTACCTGGAGCCGCCACGGCACACGCTACTGGTCGCGACCGCGCCGGACGGTGCGGTGGTGGCGACCGGCGGCGTCCGCTCGCACGGCCCGTCCGCGCCGGACTGGCTGGCCCAGCGGTACCCGGCCGGGATCACCGCCCAGCTCTGCCGGGTCTACGTGGACCCGGCCCACCGCCGCCGAGGTCTCGCCCGGGCGATGGTGGACCGGCTGCTCGCGTTCATCGCGGCGGACGGTGGTTACACCGCGGCATACCTGCACACCGACCCGATCTCGCCCGGTGCCGAGGCGTTCTGGACCGCGCACGCCCGCCTCGTCCACGACGAACGCCCCACGCCGCACGGCCCCGGCACCGTCCACTTCGAACTGGAGATCCCGGTCAGGGGATGA
- a CDS encoding quinone oxidoreductase family protein, whose protein sequence is MKAAVYYQNGGPDVLRYEDVPDPVAGAGEVLLRVEAVGVQGGDVLFRQFAPVRSAPHIVGYQAAGTIAALGEGVTGLREGQRVVAFMAAGSHAELAVVKDFNVYPVPDGMDPRIAAGILVEFATADECLFEVGKLRAGETVLVQAAASGVGLAAVQLAKAAGATVIGTASSDEKLARLAEHGLDHAINYRDTDVVARVKEITGGRGVDVVIDPVGGRTLEGSIEALAYRGRITWIGEAGRDGHTPQIRPLMVKNASLHGVYLAGGMQHDRARIRTVIEKLIARVAAGELTVVIDREFPLADAAGAHHYIESRAAFGRVLLIP, encoded by the coding sequence ATGAAGGCAGCGGTGTACTACCAGAACGGCGGTCCGGACGTCCTGCGCTACGAGGACGTGCCGGACCCGGTGGCCGGGGCCGGTGAGGTGCTGCTGCGGGTCGAGGCGGTCGGCGTGCAGGGTGGTGACGTGCTGTTCCGGCAGTTCGCGCCGGTGCGCTCCGCGCCGCACATCGTCGGCTACCAGGCGGCCGGCACGATCGCCGCGCTGGGCGAGGGCGTCACCGGGCTGCGCGAGGGGCAGCGGGTGGTCGCGTTCATGGCCGCCGGGTCGCACGCCGAACTGGCCGTGGTCAAGGACTTCAACGTGTACCCGGTGCCGGACGGCATGGACCCGCGGATCGCGGCCGGCATCCTGGTCGAGTTCGCCACCGCGGACGAGTGCCTGTTCGAGGTCGGCAAGCTGCGGGCCGGCGAGACCGTGCTGGTGCAGGCCGCGGCGAGCGGCGTGGGCCTGGCCGCGGTGCAGCTGGCCAAGGCGGCCGGTGCCACCGTGATCGGCACCGCGTCCAGCGACGAGAAGCTGGCCCGGCTGGCCGAGCACGGCCTGGACCACGCGATCAACTACCGGGACACGGACGTGGTGGCGCGGGTCAAGGAGATCACCGGCGGCCGCGGCGTCGACGTGGTGATCGACCCGGTCGGCGGGCGCACGCTGGAGGGCAGCATCGAGGCGCTGGCGTACCGGGGCCGGATCACCTGGATCGGCGAGGCCGGCCGGGACGGACACACGCCGCAGATCCGGCCGCTGATGGTGAAGAACGCGTCCCTGCACGGCGTCTATCTGGCCGGCGGGATGCAGCACGACCGGGCCCGGATCCGCACGGTCATCGAGAAGCTGATCGCACGCGTCGCCGCGGGCGAGCTGACGGTCGTGATCGACCGCGAGTTCCCGCTCGCCGACGCGGCCGGGGCGCACCACTACATCGAGAGCCGCGCCGCGTTCGGCCGCGTGCTGCTCATCCCCTGA
- a CDS encoding PH domain-containing protein — MSETYRDDIAAAAVRMGSSVGARKELAGLEERLRPGEQVSALVAGRHGPGNGVLVLTDSRVLFVFEGLIREAEVVIPISEVTGVGWSTAVNLGTISVLAGSEIEVGGVDKDGGEHFVKALKSAASI; from the coding sequence ATGAGCGAGACCTACCGGGACGACATCGCGGCCGCGGCCGTGCGGATGGGTTCGAGCGTCGGCGCGCGCAAGGAGCTGGCCGGGCTGGAGGAGCGGCTGCGGCCGGGCGAGCAGGTGTCCGCGCTGGTCGCGGGCCGGCACGGGCCGGGCAACGGCGTGCTGGTGCTGACCGACTCGCGGGTGCTGTTCGTGTTCGAGGGGCTGATCCGGGAGGCGGAGGTGGTCATCCCGATCTCCGAGGTGACCGGCGTCGGCTGGAGCACCGCGGTCAACCTCGGCACGATCAGCGTGCTCGCCGGCAGCGAGATCGAGGTCGGCGGCGTCGACAAGGACGGCGGCGAGCACTTCGTCAAGGCGCTGAAGAGCGCCGCGTCCATCTAG
- a CDS encoding sigma-70 family RNA polymerase sigma factor, translated as MTPGELELFARVRGRLEAIAYRMLGSAGDAEDAVQDTFLRWQTADREHIGTPEAWLTTVLTNVCLNQLTSARARRETYVGQWLPEPVPAGDRMLGPAETAEQRESVSIAVLTLLERLSPNERAVYVLREAFGYPHAEIAGMLGLTEANCQQIRHRVRRHVATGRTRVTVDAAAAEKIAENFLRAATSGEIAPLIRLLTDDAVSVADGGGHVPARTTPIVGALAIARFLRSAFRPEAAQRLIGADQGVHLRGRGLERQPPHTAPAGPPPRHHLGRRVDGPAVLNDGQPRNGRGARRPPRPPTVLIARLLHLLHDDPNACATGEAA; from the coding sequence ATGACGCCGGGTGAGCTGGAGCTGTTCGCGCGCGTCCGGGGGCGCCTGGAGGCGATCGCGTACCGGATGCTGGGCTCGGCCGGGGATGCCGAGGACGCGGTGCAGGACACCTTTCTGCGCTGGCAGACGGCGGACCGGGAGCACATCGGGACGCCGGAGGCATGGCTGACGACGGTGCTCACGAACGTGTGCCTCAACCAGCTCACCTCCGCGCGGGCGCGGCGCGAGACGTACGTCGGGCAGTGGCTGCCGGAGCCGGTGCCGGCCGGCGACCGGATGCTCGGCCCGGCCGAGACCGCGGAGCAGCGCGAGTCCGTCTCGATCGCGGTGCTCACGCTGCTGGAACGCCTCTCGCCGAACGAACGTGCGGTGTACGTGCTGCGCGAGGCGTTCGGCTACCCGCACGCGGAGATCGCCGGGATGCTCGGGCTCACCGAGGCGAACTGCCAGCAGATCCGTCACCGCGTCCGCCGGCACGTCGCCACCGGCCGGACCCGGGTCACGGTCGACGCCGCGGCCGCCGAGAAGATCGCCGAGAACTTCCTCCGCGCCGCCACGAGCGGCGAGATCGCGCCACTGATCCGGCTGCTGACCGACGACGCGGTCAGCGTCGCGGACGGCGGCGGGCACGTGCCGGCCCGCACCACGCCGATCGTGGGCGCGCTCGCGATCGCCCGCTTCCTGCGGTCCGCGTTCCGGCCGGAGGCCGCACAACGCCTGATCGGTGCGGATCAAGGAGTTCATCTGCGCGGGCGCGGCCTGGAGCGTCAGCCACCCCACACTGCTCCTGCCGGTCCGCCGCCGCGTCACCACCTCGGGCGCCGCGTCGACGGCCCTGCGGTCCTGAACGACGGCCAACCGCGGAACGGGCGGGGAGCCCGGCGGCCGCCCCGGCCACCCACCGTTCTTATTGCAAGGCTTTTGCATTTGCTGCATGATGACCCTAATGCGTGCGCCACGGGAGAGGCGGCGTGA